One Candidatus Nanosynbacter featherlites genomic region harbors:
- a CDS encoding bifunctional 5,10-methylenetetrahydrofolate dehydrogenase/5,10-methenyltetrahydrofolate cyclohydrolase → MKILTGTDLASFIKERQAKQVRALRQAWHIQPRLAIVTNTDNPVIETYMRLKRNYGADILIDTEIHHVEDVLETVQQLNAREDVQGIIVQLPLKDPTQTDEILAAVAPEKDVDGLNPRSSFEAATPTAINWLLSGHGIDLSNKRIAVVGHGRLVGAPLVDMWRRSGLEPVVFDMGDDLAELVDFEVIVTATGSPGIISSDMVQPGAIVVDAGTASDKGKIVGDVAKEVRDRQDVSITPEKGGVGPLTVAALFDNLINACLAIANQQKQN, encoded by the coding sequence ATGAAAATACTCACTGGTACAGATTTGGCAAGCTTTATCAAAGAGCGTCAAGCCAAGCAAGTCCGGGCACTACGTCAAGCCTGGCATATTCAGCCGCGTCTGGCAATTGTCACCAATACTGACAATCCAGTGATTGAAACGTATATGCGCTTGAAGCGTAACTATGGTGCGGATATTTTGATTGATACAGAAATTCACCACGTGGAAGATGTGTTGGAGACGGTTCAGCAGCTGAATGCGCGAGAAGATGTGCAAGGGATCATCGTCCAATTGCCGTTGAAAGATCCAACTCAGACGGACGAAATATTGGCTGCGGTCGCGCCAGAAAAAGACGTTGATGGACTGAATCCTCGTTCGTCGTTTGAGGCGGCGACGCCAACGGCCATCAATTGGCTATTGTCGGGCCACGGTATTGATCTGTCAAACAAGCGCATCGCTGTGGTTGGACATGGTCGACTGGTGGGCGCACCACTGGTAGATATGTGGCGTCGGTCTGGTTTAGAACCAGTCGTCTTCGACATGGGGGATGATCTGGCAGAGTTAGTGGATTTTGAGGTAATCGTCACCGCCACGGGTAGCCCCGGTATTATTTCGTCTGACATGGTGCAACCTGGTGCTATCGTGGTAGATGCCGGCACTGCGTCTGACAAGGGTAAAATAGTTGGCGATGTTGCCAAAGAAGTGCGTGACCGGCAGGACGTGTCGATTACGCCCGAAAAAGGCGGCGTTGGACCGCTAACGGTGGCGGCGCTGTTTGATAATTTGATCAATGCTTGCCTGGCGATTGCCAATCAGCAAAAACAGAATTAG
- a CDS encoding response regulator transcription factor, translating to MKKIAIIEDDPAISQMYRMKFEADDFDVRLAADGKVGVELVEKFTPDIILLDLQMPEMDGLTALRKIRSHTWGETVPVIVLTNLSEEEAPDELRDLNIHSYIVKANLTPRQVVSKVKDVIG from the coding sequence ATGAAGAAAATTGCCATTATCGAAGACGATCCAGCTATTAGCCAGATGTACCGCATGAAATTTGAGGCTGATGATTTTGATGTACGACTCGCAGCCGATGGCAAAGTGGGCGTCGAATTAGTTGAGAAATTTACCCCAGATATCATTTTGCTTGATTTACAAATGCCAGAAATGGACGGATTGACTGCCTTGAGAAAAATTCGTTCGCACACGTGGGGTGAAACTGTGCCAGTCATCGTCCTAACTAACCTGAGCGAAGAAGAAGCGCCCGATGAACTGCGAGATCTCAACATTCACAGTTACATCGTCAAAGCGAACTTGACACCACGCCAAGTGGTCAGCAAAGTCAAAGACGTTATCGGCTAG
- a CDS encoding GAF domain-containing sensor histidine kinase, protein MDRDYGQSLKKATHVLKTSRMRKQEFFAEMGMLLLRSTDLDVFLKRMKCFLRRSFQAESVTLAVKIGDTFRLESTSKRVLPAIDVARLTKHIHRHYRYNEVVLVKDLADESLQQSLVMYHIEVILPLAMDHECVGCVLFGRRAKRYTRRDISLLETMSGELVVAVKNSLAMAEVRQLNETLQQKIIDATRELRISNRQLQRLDAAKDEFISMASHQLRTPLTSIKGYLDMMLEGDLGPINATQRTVLTEAFGSSERMVQLIGDFLSVSRLQTGKFVINRQATDLVQLVKDEAAFLKTMSKQRHVKIAVDIDKDIPQPMVDGEKLRQVMMNMIENALYYSKPDTTIKVKLTRDDDDVVFTVKDTGIGVPDAEKANLFSKFFRGSNARKKRPDGTGIGLFLARKVVLAHGGQMVFESKESKGSTFGFRLPVK, encoded by the coding sequence ATGGATAGGGACTATGGGCAATCTCTGAAAAAAGCGACTCATGTTTTGAAAACCAGTCGCATGCGCAAGCAAGAATTTTTTGCTGAGATGGGCATGCTGTTACTACGCAGTACTGATTTGGACGTATTTTTGAAGCGCATGAAATGCTTTTTGCGGCGGTCATTTCAGGCAGAATCCGTGACACTGGCAGTGAAAATTGGTGATACGTTCAGGCTAGAAAGTACCAGCAAACGAGTCCTTCCGGCGATTGACGTGGCACGATTGACAAAGCATATTCATCGGCATTATCGCTACAACGAAGTGGTGCTCGTCAAAGATTTGGCGGATGAATCATTGCAGCAAAGTTTGGTGATGTACCACATTGAAGTCATCCTGCCGCTAGCCATGGACCACGAATGTGTTGGCTGTGTGTTGTTTGGTAGGCGAGCCAAGCGCTACACGCGGCGAGATATTTCCCTCCTGGAAACCATGAGTGGTGAATTGGTGGTGGCAGTCAAAAACTCACTTGCCATGGCTGAAGTACGGCAGCTTAACGAAACGTTGCAACAGAAAATCATCGATGCAACGAGGGAACTCAGGATTAGCAACCGCCAACTGCAGCGACTGGACGCTGCCAAAGACGAATTCATCTCTATGGCATCACACCAGCTGCGAACCCCGCTGACCAGCATCAAGGGTTATTTGGATATGATGTTAGAGGGTGACTTGGGGCCGATCAACGCGACGCAGCGCACTGTATTGACCGAAGCTTTTGGCTCAAGTGAAAGAATGGTGCAGCTCATTGGTGACTTTTTGAGTGTATCCAGGCTGCAAACGGGCAAATTCGTCATCAACCGTCAAGCGACTGACTTGGTGCAACTAGTCAAGGACGAGGCTGCATTCCTAAAAACCATGTCCAAACAGCGACATGTCAAAATAGCAGTGGACATCGACAAAGACATCCCGCAGCCCATGGTGGATGGTGAAAAATTGCGACAGGTGATGATGAATATGATTGAAAATGCACTGTACTACTCAAAACCCGACACGACCATCAAAGTAAAACTGACCAGAGATGATGACGATGTGGTGTTTACCGTCAAAGACACTGGTATCGGCGTTCCTGACGCGGAGAAAGCAAATTTGTTCAGTAAGTTTTTCCGTGGCTCAAACGCTCGCAAAAAACGCCCAGACGGTACGGGAATCGGGCTGTTTTTGGCGCGCAAGGTTGTCCTGGCGCACGGCGGTCAGATGGTATTTGAATCAAAAGAGAGTAAAGGCAGTACCTTTGGGTTTCGTCTGCCGGTGAAGTAG
- a CDS encoding glycogen/starch/alpha-glucan phosphorylase has product MDPYFYTEKPKYRPHDIEDASEFYDIIERSSLTHQLSDSRPYIYWTMEIYDKANGIKGGGGLGVLAADTRRVAEKLDVPFVVVTPFYRSESHQKITNLEQEEFSETVSPQDYGFEYIDDVSVSSRGFPDASLSIFKKALGSTQFVTISEPNFGQLYEGEGSGDHRLYQEVALGFGGYKALKLLGIKPAVIQLNETATIFAALARLDELCANGMNLYEAIVYVRKHTLYTNHTLLQAAEPEFHRSQFEKLVLPNLKSNAVRCWLMEQFRNDRLRPNLLAIELTEAKNGVSKLHARVANFRDRNNDKVKFHAITNGIDLETWVLPEIMQLYSESGIIDKFGLPTDNFHAKIDTLTASDLRAMHRAGRAALNRVLEHRKDQYNHPVQIPENALLFDFKRRFANYKRPYMPFTNPKALRQILVDYNAHYILAGKVHQGDTVMYQRLLEILQLVDADPILKERVHYIQDYDEELGRALAVGSNIAINVPEVGWEACGTSWEKDIANLKLLISTSDGGVADIKPIACLEVSGKNYDEEVRSLYLNIHKAARIMQNDSLLEKLTHRQLKAYLPIISGARMMKDYLHFLFPKR; this is encoded by the coding sequence ATGGATCCATATTTTTACACAGAGAAACCAAAATACCGACCACACGACATCGAAGATGCCTCTGAATTTTATGACATCATTGAGCGCAGTAGTCTGACTCATCAACTGTCTGACTCCAGGCCGTACATCTACTGGACGATGGAAATTTACGACAAAGCCAATGGCATCAAAGGTGGCGGCGGTTTGGGCGTGCTGGCAGCAGACACACGGCGGGTGGCCGAAAAATTAGACGTGCCGTTTGTGGTAGTCACGCCATTTTACCGCAGCGAATCACACCAAAAAATTACCAACCTCGAGCAGGAAGAATTTTCAGAAACTGTCTCACCACAAGACTATGGTTTTGAGTACATTGACGACGTGTCCGTCAGCTCACGCGGTTTTCCTGACGCCAGTTTGAGCATCTTCAAAAAGGCACTTGGTTCGACGCAGTTTGTCACCATCTCAGAGCCAAACTTTGGACAATTGTACGAAGGTGAAGGCTCGGGCGATCACCGACTCTACCAAGAAGTGGCCCTCGGGTTTGGCGGCTATAAAGCCCTGAAACTGCTCGGCATCAAGCCGGCCGTCATCCAGCTCAACGAAACCGCAACCATTTTTGCAGCATTGGCTCGACTGGACGAACTATGTGCCAACGGCATGAACCTGTACGAAGCAATCGTTTACGTACGCAAACACACACTCTATACCAACCACACGCTGCTCCAAGCGGCTGAACCAGAATTTCACCGCTCACAATTTGAAAAATTAGTGCTGCCAAATCTCAAAAGCAACGCCGTGCGCTGCTGGCTGATGGAACAATTTCGTAATGATCGCTTGCGGCCAAACTTGTTGGCAATTGAGCTAACCGAAGCCAAAAATGGTGTCAGCAAACTGCACGCCCGAGTGGCAAATTTCCGCGACCGCAACAACGACAAAGTCAAATTCCACGCCATCACCAACGGCATCGACCTGGAAACATGGGTGCTACCGGAAATCATGCAACTCTATAGCGAGAGCGGGATTATCGATAAGTTTGGGCTGCCAACAGATAATTTCCATGCCAAAATTGATACGTTAACTGCGTCAGACCTCCGCGCCATGCACCGCGCTGGTCGCGCCGCTTTAAACCGTGTGCTAGAGCACCGCAAAGATCAATACAACCATCCTGTGCAAATACCAGAAAATGCACTGTTGTTTGATTTCAAACGACGCTTTGCGAACTATAAGCGGCCGTACATGCCGTTCACCAACCCTAAAGCGCTAAGGCAAATTTTGGTTGATTATAACGCGCACTACATTTTGGCGGGAAAAGTCCACCAAGGCGACACTGTGATGTATCAACGGCTGCTTGAAATTTTACAATTGGTAGACGCTGACCCGATCTTAAAAGAGCGCGTTCACTACATCCAAGATTATGACGAGGAGCTGGGCCGGGCGCTGGCAGTTGGTTCAAACATCGCTATCAACGTACCAGAAGTTGGCTGGGAGGCTTGCGGTACCTCATGGGAAAAAGATATTGCCAATCTCAAATTGCTCATTTCCACCAGCGATGGCGGCGTGGCAGATATCAAGCCAATAGCCTGCCTGGAAGTTAGTGGCAAAAACTACGACGAAGAAGTTCGTTCACTGTATCTCAATATACACAAAGCCGCACGCATCATGCAAAATGATTCACTGCTGGAAAAACTAACTCATCGCCAGCTCAAAGCGTACCTGCCGATCATCTCTGGCGCACGCATGATGAAAGATTATCTCCACTTTTTGTTCCCAAAGCGGTGA
- a CDS encoding helix-turn-helix domain-containing protein has product MNTDRYIQKIGTLIAENRQRKNLTQAQLADALGTSQSAINRIESGKQNLSLEMLSRISEVLSHNIMLLNKTGKINFRVSGGHKLSGSIDVKTSKNAAVALLCASLLNKGKTTLRRVSRIEEVNRIIEVLNSIGVKTRWLAGNDLEITPPARLRLEDMDIAAAKRTRTVLMFLGPLLHQYHDFRLPFAGGCNLGKRTVEPHLSGLKHFGMHVEAEPDSYHATVDATTGDHTIVLTERGDTVTENLIMAAALSPTKTIIRNASPNYMVQDVCFYLEKLGVKIEGIGTTTLTITGKKSINQPVEYAPSEDPIEAMSFIAAAVVTDSEIIVRRAPIEFLEIELATLAEMGLRYELSEEYPADNGRTRLVDIALKHSKLVAPKDKIHALPFPGINMDNLPFLGLIATMAEGRTLVHDWSYENRAIYFTELSKLNAQIELVDPHRVYISGPTNWKPADVIAPPALRPSVVVFLAMLAAPGQSTLRDVYSINRGYEDLAQRLNRLGAQVEVINE; this is encoded by the coding sequence ATGAATACAGATCGATACATCCAAAAGATCGGTACGCTCATTGCGGAAAATCGTCAACGAAAAAATCTGACACAGGCCCAATTAGCCGATGCTTTGGGAACGTCTCAGAGTGCAATCAATCGTATTGAAAGCGGTAAACAAAACTTGAGTCTTGAAATGTTGTCGCGCATCTCGGAGGTATTGAGCCATAATATTATGTTGCTTAACAAAACCGGCAAGATTAATTTCCGTGTCTCGGGTGGACACAAACTATCTGGTAGTATCGACGTCAAAACAAGTAAAAATGCCGCAGTGGCTTTGCTGTGCGCCAGTTTACTCAACAAAGGTAAAACGACACTGAGGCGGGTGTCGCGCATCGAAGAGGTCAACCGCATCATCGAAGTGCTTAATTCCATCGGTGTCAAAACACGGTGGCTAGCAGGTAATGACTTGGAAATCACGCCGCCAGCTCGGCTGAGGCTAGAAGACATGGATATCGCAGCTGCCAAGCGCACCCGCACTGTACTAATGTTTCTCGGTCCACTGCTGCATCAATATCATGACTTTCGTTTGCCATTTGCTGGTGGCTGTAATCTCGGTAAGCGCACCGTAGAACCGCACTTGTCAGGCCTGAAGCACTTTGGGATGCACGTAGAGGCGGAACCAGACAGCTATCACGCGACAGTTGATGCCACGACAGGTGATCACACTATTGTTCTGACTGAACGTGGTGACACGGTGACTGAAAACCTCATCATGGCAGCGGCACTGTCACCAACCAAGACCATCATCCGCAACGCCAGCCCAAACTACATGGTGCAGGACGTTTGTTTCTACTTGGAAAAATTAGGCGTGAAGATAGAAGGCATCGGCACTACTACGTTGACCATCACCGGTAAAAAATCGATCAACCAACCTGTTGAATACGCACCGTCTGAAGACCCGATTGAGGCTATGAGCTTCATCGCGGCAGCCGTGGTGACTGATTCGGAGATCATAGTGCGCCGAGCGCCAATTGAATTTTTGGAAATTGAGCTAGCAACCTTGGCTGAAATGGGCTTGCGGTACGAGTTGAGCGAGGAATACCCAGCCGACAATGGCCGTACTCGTTTGGTGGACATCGCGCTGAAACACTCCAAGCTGGTTGCGCCAAAGGACAAGATTCACGCGCTGCCGTTTCCGGGGATTAATATGGATAATTTACCGTTCTTAGGGCTCATCGCTACCATGGCTGAAGGTAGGACCTTGGTGCATGACTGGAGTTATGAAAATCGAGCAATTTATTTTACCGAACTAAGCAAACTGAATGCACAAATTGAGCTGGTCGATCCACACCGAGTGTATATCAGCGGTCCGACCAATTGGAAACCAGCCGACGTCATCGCGCCACCGGCACTTCGACCAAGTGTTGTCGTCTTTTTGGCGATGTTGGCAGCACCAGGCCAATCAACCTTGCGCGACGTGTACTCCATCAACCGTGGTTACGAAGATCTGGCTCAGCGCCTGAATCGCTTGGGTGCGCAAGTTGAAGTCATCAACGAATAA